TGTGCAGGGGGCAAGTATAATTAATGCTGTTGGCCCTTTGGTCTCAATTGCTTTTTTTGCTTTTTTCTTTAAATCCTCAAGGTCATGGATTGCGGCCTGCGCAACATAAGGGCTTCTGTGTGCGACCAAGATTTCTGTTAAATTTTTTCTTTGTTCTTCTTTGCCCTTTTTTACTTTTCCGGCTGGCGTTGTAGTTGTGTCAGCCCCCAGGGGGGTGGCCCCTGATCTTTGCCCGCCAGTATTTTGGTACCCTTCGTTATCATAAACTACCAAGGTAAAATCATGGCCCCGTTCAAATGCTCCCGAGATTGCCTGAAAGCCAATATCATATGCGCCCCCATCCCCGGCAAAAGCAACAAACTTTATTTTCTCTTCAAAGCCATTTTTCTTTCTGTATTTAAAAGCACTTTCAACACCTGCAATAGTTGAGGCAACATTTTCAAAGGCGTTATGTATGCAGGGGATATTCCAGGCATTATATGGATATATGGTTGAGGTAACTTCAAGGCACCCTGTTGCGACGCCAGCGACAATGGGTTTTTCTGTTTGGGATAAAACATTATTTACAATTAAAGGGATTGCGCATCCCGCACAAGTTCTTCCTCCTGGTGAATATTTTGGATTATTCTTTTTTACTTCAGCCATGTTATTAGTTATTTGTTTTATGCTATTAGTTTTTTTACTTGATCCATTTGATTTTGTTATCAACCTTCCCTTCTTTTAATTCTTTAAAAACTTTTTTAATATCTTTATCGTAAATATTTCTTCCTCCAAGACCAAAGACATATTTTTGCATTGGGATTTTATTTCCAAGTGCTTGTTTTATCTCTGCATAAAGCGGGGGATTAGCTCCAAAAGAAAGGGACCTATCAAGAACTGCTATTGCTTTCTTGCCAGTTAAAGCTTTTTTTATTTCTTCGTATGGGAAAGGCCTGAAAATACGTGGTTTTAAAAGTCCTACTTTTTCTCCCTTTTTTCTTAATTTATCTATTTGTGCTTTTGCAGTTCCTGCAGTGGAGGACATTACAACAATTGCATATTCTGCATCATCAAGCTGGTATTTTTCAAAATAATTATAGCTATTTCCCGTTATCTTTTTTAACTCTTCTCCTTCTTTTACTAAAATTTCTCTTGCATTTTCCATTGCTTCTTCCTGTGAAATTTTGA
This sequence is a window from Candidatus Paceibacterota bacterium. Protein-coding genes within it:
- a CDS encoding thiamine pyrophosphate-dependent enzyme gives rise to the protein MAEVKKNNPKYSPGGRTCAGCAIPLIVNNVLSQTEKPIVAGVATGCLEVTSTIYPYNAWNIPCIHNAFENVASTIAGVESAFKYRKKNGFEEKIKFVAFAGDGGAYDIGFQAISGAFERGHDFTLVVYDNEGYQNTGGQRSGATPLGADTTTTPAGKVKKGKEEQRKNLTEILVAHRSPYVAQAAIHDLEDLKKKAKKAIETKGPTALIILAPCTTIWGFPPAKTLEISKLATETNFWPLYEVENGKYIVNIKPAKEKPIKEFINQQKRFAHLKDYPEKIEELQKIVNKEWKRLLKLEEKK